The following are from one region of the Elgaria multicarinata webbii isolate HBS135686 ecotype San Diego chromosome 13, rElgMul1.1.pri, whole genome shotgun sequence genome:
- the LOC134408309 gene encoding trypsin-like, with product MEQILGLVVLLASAASSQTGMRIIGGSECEPHSQPWQAFLFDAHLTRCGGALIDERWVITAGHCLRGSLTVHLGEHDLHKQNVGEQHCKIVKAIRHPEFEPVTLKNDIMLLRLDPPAILGGTVRAVPMAKECAPIGTQCVVSGWGTTTFPQVNYAYSLQCMHAKIMAKDVCRSTYGTYFSDHQICAGAMEGGIDSCQSLLALDSDHFALVNLQGDSGSPMVCNGVLHGVVSWGSQQCAAKEHPGIYTEICKFREWIEQTMAEN from the exons ATGGAACAAATCCTGGGCCTGGTTGTACTTCTTGCCTCTGCAG CGTCGTCTCAGACCGGGATGCGCATCATTGGGGGATCCGAGTGTGAGCCACACTCTCAACCCTGGCAAGCCTTCCTCTTCGATGCTCATCTCACACGGTGTGGTGGAGCCTTGATCGATGAGCGCTGGGTGATCACAGCTGGACACTGCCTAAGAGG CTCTCTCACAGTACACCTTGGGGAACATGACCTGCATAAGCAAAATGTGGGGGAACAGCATTGCAAGATAGTCAAGGCCATCCGCCACCCTGAATTCGAACCCGTGACTCTGAAGAATGATATCATGCTTCTGCGGCTGGACCCTCCAGCCATTCTGGGTGGCACAGTAAGGGCCGTCCCTATGGCTAAAGAATGTGCACCCATTGGGACACAGTGTGTGGTGTCCGGCTGGGGCACCACTACTTTCCCCCAAG TAAATTATGCCTACAGCCTGCAATGTATGCACGCCAAAATCATGGCAAAAGATGTATGCAGGTCGACGTACGGAACCTACTTTTCAGACCACCAGATTTGTGCAGGGGCAATGGAAGGAGGCATAGACAGCTGCCAG AGCCTTCTCGCTCTGGACTCTGACCATTTTGCTCTGGTGAATCTGCAGGGCGATTCCGGAAGCCCCATGGTTTGCAATGGGGTACTTCACGGAGTGGTTTCATGGGGATCTCAGCAATGCGCAGCCAAAGAACATCCTGGCATCTACACGGAGATCTGCAAATTCAGGGAGTGGATCGAGCAGACCAtggctgaaaattga
- the CTU1 gene encoding cytoplasmic tRNA 2-thiolation protein 1 encodes MPAPVLCAICGAVRAALRRPKTGQALCRACFVAAFEAEVHGTIVAARLFRAGETVAIGASGGKDSTVLAHVLRLLNQRHGYGLRLLLLSVDEGIAGYRDDSLDAVRRNRGRLGLPLHVVSYQELYGWSMDRIARHVGPRNNCTFCGVFRRQALDRGAALLGADKIATGHNADDVAETVLMNFLRGDVGRLRRCAEILTGGEGALPRCKPLKHAYEKEIVLYAYFQGLDYFSTECVYAPNAYRGHARALLKDLEATRPSAVADLVHSGERLAVREDVRMPTQGTCRQCGYLSSQPLCKACVLLEGLNRGLPRLAIGKPGRLQKALLDGEKPETSLREGEDSRPASQGSKILDF; translated from the exons atGCCGGCGCCCGTGCTCTGCGCGATCTGCGGGGCTGTCCGCGCCGCGCTCCGCCGGCCCAAGACGGGCCAGGCGCTGTGCCGGGCGTGCTTCGTGGCGGCCTTCGAGGCGGAGGTGCACGGCACGATCGTCGCGGCGCGGCTGTTCCGCGCGGGCGAGACGGTGGCCATCGGCGCGTCGGGCGGCAAGGACTCGACGGTGCTGGCGCACGTGCTGCGGCTGCTGAACCAGCGCCACGGCTACGGCCTGCGCCTGCTGCTGCTCTCGGTGGACGAGGGCATCGCCGGCTACCGGGACGACTCGCTGGACGCCGTGCGCCGCAACCGGGGCCGCCTGGGGCTGCCGCTGCACGTGGTCTCCTACCAGGAGCTCTACGGCTGGAGCATGGACCGCATCGCCCGCCACGTCGGGCCCAGGAACAACTGCACCTTCTGCGGCGTCTTCCGGCGCCAGGCGCTCGACCGAGGCGCCGCCTTGCTCGGGGCCGACAAGATCGCTACAG GTCACAATGCAGACGACGTCGCTGAGACGGTGCTGATGAATTTCCTGCGGGGGGACGTTGGCCGCCTGCGGCGCTGTGCAGAAATCCTGACAGGCGGCGAGGGGGCGTTGCCGCGCTGCAAGCCGCTGAAACACGCCTACGAGAAGGAGATCGTGCTGTACGCCTACTTCCAGGGCTTGGACTACTTCAGCACGGAATGTGTGTATGCACCCAACGCCTACCGCGGCCATGCCCGTGCCCTGCTCAAAGACCTCGAGGCCACGCGGCCCAGCGCCGTGGCCGACCTGGTCCACTCGGGCGAGCGCCTGGCGGTGCGCGAGGACGTGCGCATGCCCACCCAGGGCACCTGCCGGCAGTGCGGCTACCTCTCCAGCCAGCCCCTCTGTAAGGCTTGTGTGCTGCTGGAAGGGCTCAATCGTGGCCTCCCTCGGCTGGCCATTGGCAAACCTGGACGCCTGCAGAAGGCTCTGTTGGATGGAGAGAAGCCGGAAACCAGCTTACGGGAAGGGGAAGACTCTAGGCCGGCTAGCCAGGGCTCAAAGATATTGGACTTCTGA